The proteins below come from a single Sinorhizobium fredii genomic window:
- a CDS encoding NAD(P)/FAD-dependent oxidoreductase, whose product MQLKSYWHDTARTFQGGSRAPVEGHYDVAVIGGGFTGLGAARQLALAGAKVIVLEAGAVGSGASGRNGGHLNNGIAHSFVAAKAELGPERAAALYRAYDASVDTIERIVAEEGIDCSFRRAGKLKLASKPVHFEAIARNFEVVNREVDPDTALLTKGDLKDEVGSDCFHGAMLSKKSAMMHMGRFVVGLADTAVRHGATVVENAPVTGRRQSGGKQELATSRGSVTADTVLLATGAYTTGAFGYFRRRIVPVGSFIIATRPLTEAEIAATMPGNRTCVTSLNIGNYFRLSPDNRLIFGGRARFSATSDQRSDEKSGAILRASLAEIFPHLAKVEIDYCWGGLVDMTKDRFPRAGFADGLWYAMGYSGHGAQMSTHMGMLIADAILGKADRNPVKDLAWPAVPGHFGKPWFLPLVGMYYKMLDRVQ is encoded by the coding sequence ATGCAGCTCAAGTCCTACTGGCACGACACGGCTCGCACCTTTCAAGGGGGCAGCCGCGCACCGGTCGAGGGCCACTATGACGTCGCCGTCATCGGCGGCGGATTCACGGGGCTCGGAGCTGCACGTCAGCTTGCATTGGCCGGCGCGAAAGTGATCGTGCTGGAGGCGGGGGCGGTCGGATCGGGCGCCTCCGGCCGCAATGGCGGCCATCTCAACAACGGCATTGCCCACAGCTTCGTCGCCGCCAAGGCGGAACTCGGACCCGAGCGGGCGGCGGCGCTCTACCGCGCCTACGACGCTTCCGTCGACACGATCGAGCGCATCGTGGCGGAGGAGGGTATCGACTGCAGCTTCCGGCGCGCCGGCAAGCTGAAGCTTGCCTCGAAGCCGGTGCATTTCGAGGCGATCGCCCGGAACTTCGAGGTGGTGAACCGCGAGGTCGACCCGGACACGGCGCTTCTGACGAAAGGCGATTTGAAGGACGAGGTCGGCTCGGACTGCTTTCACGGTGCAATGCTCTCGAAGAAGAGCGCGATGATGCATATGGGCCGCTTCGTCGTCGGTCTTGCCGATACGGCGGTCCGCCACGGCGCGACAGTCGTCGAGAACGCCCCGGTAACGGGCCGGCGCCAGTCGGGCGGCAAGCAGGAACTGGCGACGTCGCGCGGCAGCGTGACGGCCGATACGGTGCTGTTGGCGACCGGCGCCTATACGACGGGCGCCTTCGGCTATTTCCGCCGCCGCATCGTGCCGGTCGGCAGCTTCATCATCGCAACCAGGCCGCTGACCGAGGCCGAGATTGCCGCGACGATGCCCGGCAACCGCACCTGCGTCACCTCGCTCAATATCGGCAACTATTTCCGGCTGTCGCCCGACAACCGGCTGATCTTCGGCGGCCGTGCGCGGTTTTCGGCAACGTCGGATCAGCGCTCCGACGAAAAGAGCGGTGCGATCCTGCGTGCGAGCCTGGCCGAAATCTTCCCGCATCTCGCCAAGGTCGAGATCGACTACTGTTGGGGCGGCCTGGTCGACATGACCAAGGACCGTTTTCCGCGGGCGGGATTTGCCGACGGGCTCTGGTACGCCATGGGCTATTCCGGCCACGGGGCACAGATGTCGACCCATATGGGCATGCTGATCGCCGACGCCATTCTCGGCAAGGCCGATCGCAACCCGGTCAAGGACCTCGCCTGGCCGGCGGTGCCCGGACATTTCGGCAAGCCGTGGTTCCTGCCGCTGGTCGGCATGTACTACAAGATGCTCGACAGGGTTCAGTAG
- a CDS encoding GNAT family N-acetyltransferase, producing the protein MQLSQIELAPFGPEHLESAARLSRQAGWPHRLEDWQMALALSEGVVALEAGRVVGTTLVTTYGNGCATINMVIVDEAMRGRGLGGGLMDAALRIAGDRRLRLVATADGLPLYEKLGFRETGTVLQHQGIARELAAPAETEPATAEDIAEIAALDRIAFGADRRDLIAYIVKVGEFVVIRRNGRVVGFAALRAFGRGDVIGPVVAANVDDAKALITHFIARRAGQFVRIDTTAETGLSPWLSDQGLSNVGGAFAMDRPTVDRAADRAAFTFALANQALG; encoded by the coding sequence ATGCAGTTAAGTCAGATCGAACTTGCCCCGTTCGGCCCCGAGCATCTGGAGAGCGCCGCGCGCCTCTCCCGCCAGGCCGGCTGGCCGCATCGGCTGGAGGACTGGCAGATGGCACTGGCGCTGAGCGAGGGCGTCGTTGCTCTCGAGGCCGGCCGGGTTGTCGGGACGACATTGGTGACCACCTATGGGAACGGCTGCGCCACGATCAACATGGTGATCGTCGACGAGGCGATGCGCGGCCGCGGCCTTGGTGGCGGACTGATGGATGCGGCCCTGCGGATCGCCGGCGACCGCCGGCTCCGGCTGGTGGCGACGGCGGACGGCCTGCCTCTTTATGAAAAGCTCGGCTTCCGCGAAACCGGTACCGTGCTGCAGCACCAGGGCATCGCCAGAGAGCTTGCCGCCCCCGCTGAAACCGAGCCGGCGACCGCGGAAGACATTGCGGAGATCGCCGCCCTCGATCGCATCGCCTTCGGTGCCGATCGCCGGGATCTGATCGCGTATATCGTCAAGGTGGGCGAGTTCGTGGTCATCCGCCGCAACGGCCGTGTCGTCGGCTTTGCCGCCCTGCGCGCCTTCGGTCGCGGCGATGTCATCGGGCCCGTCGTCGCTGCAAATGTCGACGACGCCAAGGCGCTGATAACCCATTTCATCGCAAGGCGGGCCGGCCAATTCGTCAGGATCGATACCACCGCCGAAACCGGCCTCTCCCCCTGGCTGTCAGACCAGGGGCTTAGCAATGTTGGTGGCGCTTTTGCCATGGACAGACCCACCGTTGACCGCGCCGCAGACCGCGCGGCTTTCACCTTCGCCCTCGCCAATCAGGCGCTCGGCTGA
- a CDS encoding NAD-dependent succinate-semialdehyde dehydrogenase yields MLKLNDKELFRQAGLIDGAWVDAAFGEVVEVIDPASQDVLGTVPDMGTDETRAAIEAAAAAFGAWKKKTHAERAALLERWHALMIENLEDLALLLTLEQGKPLDEARGEIRYGAAFVKWFAEEARRIGGHTIPSPTTDRRIVVLKEAVGVCAIVTPWNFPNAMITRKVAPALAAGCTVVIKPSEFTPFSALALGVLAERAGIPAGVINIVTGMPTKIGNEFMANETVRKISFTGSTRVGSLLMRGAADSVKRLSLELGGNAPFIVFDDADLDLAVEGAIASKFRNGGQTCVCANRILVQSGVYDAFAEKLAARVDAMKVGPGTEPGVAIGPMINAAAIEKIERHVEDALARGAKLAARSKSVPEGKQYTAPIVLTGATTEMLLASEETFGPVAPLFRFETEEEAIAIANGTPFGLAAYFYTESLKRSWRVGEALEFGMIGLNTGAISTEVAPFGGVKQSGLGREGAQCGIEEYLEMKSFHIGGLA; encoded by the coding sequence ATGCTGAAGTTGAACGACAAGGAGCTTTTCCGCCAGGCCGGCCTGATCGACGGCGCATGGGTCGACGCAGCCTTCGGTGAGGTCGTCGAGGTCATCGACCCCGCGTCTCAGGACGTCCTCGGCACGGTTCCGGACATGGGGACGGATGAGACGCGGGCTGCAATCGAGGCTGCCGCTGCCGCCTTCGGAGCGTGGAAAAAGAAGACGCATGCCGAGCGGGCCGCGCTGCTCGAACGCTGGCACGCGCTGATGATCGAAAATCTCGAGGATCTGGCGCTGCTCCTCACCCTGGAGCAGGGAAAGCCGCTCGACGAAGCGCGTGGCGAGATCCGCTATGGCGCCGCCTTCGTCAAATGGTTCGCCGAGGAGGCCCGCCGCATCGGCGGCCATACCATCCCCTCGCCAACGACGGACCGGCGCATCGTCGTCTTGAAGGAAGCAGTCGGCGTCTGCGCCATCGTCACGCCCTGGAACTTCCCGAACGCGATGATCACCCGCAAGGTCGCCCCGGCGCTCGCCGCCGGCTGCACCGTCGTCATCAAGCCCTCGGAATTCACGCCGTTCTCGGCGCTTGCGCTCGGTGTGCTGGCCGAGCGCGCCGGCATTCCGGCCGGCGTGATCAACATCGTCACCGGCATGCCGACCAAGATCGGCAACGAGTTCATGGCGAACGAGACGGTCCGCAAGATCTCCTTCACCGGCTCGACGCGCGTCGGTTCGCTTCTGATGCGCGGCGCCGCCGACAGCGTCAAGCGGCTCTCCCTCGAGCTTGGCGGCAACGCCCCTTTCATCGTCTTCGACGACGCCGATCTGGACCTTGCGGTCGAAGGCGCGATCGCCTCAAAATTCCGCAACGGCGGCCAAACCTGCGTCTGCGCCAACCGCATCCTGGTGCAATCGGGCGTCTATGACGCCTTCGCCGAGAAGCTCGCCGCCCGCGTCGACGCGATGAAGGTCGGACCGGGAACCGAGCCGGGCGTCGCCATCGGCCCGATGATCAACGCGGCGGCGATCGAGAAGATCGAGCGCCATGTCGAGGATGCGTTGGCCAGAGGCGCAAAGCTCGCGGCTCGCAGCAAATCTGTGCCGGAGGGCAAGCAATACACGGCCCCGATCGTGCTCACAGGAGCGACCACCGAGATGCTGCTCGCCAGCGAAGAGACCTTCGGCCCGGTCGCGCCCCTCTTCCGCTTCGAGACCGAGGAGGAGGCGATCGCTATTGCCAACGGCACGCCCTTCGGACTTGCCGCCTATTTCTACACGGAAAGCCTGAAGCGCTCCTGGCGTGTCGGTGAAGCGCTGGAATTCGGCATGATCGGTCTCAACACCGGCGCCATCTCCACCGAAGTCGCGCCCTTCGGCGGCGTCAAGCAATCCGGCCTCGGCCGCGAGGGCGCGCAATGCGGCATTGAGGAATATCTCGAAATGAAGAGCTTCCACATCGGCGGGCTGGCGTAA
- a CDS encoding HAD-IA family hydrolase encodes MAKTFADFKYLTFDVVGTLIDFEGGIKDCLADIGKEAGVTVDGEEALELYRAGRYSADADLFPDDLVRVYLAIAPELGLPAEAKYGERLRDSAKGWNGFADSAESLARLAKRYRLIAMTNARRWAFEHFSRELGNPFYAAFTADDTGTEKPDPAFFEKVFAFVAAEGNSKDDILHVAQSQYHDIGISRKLGLTNCWIERRHAQKGYGGTIEPAEFTKPDFHFTSMAGLADAVEKAKAT; translated from the coding sequence TTGGCAAAGACCTTCGCCGATTTCAAGTATCTCACCTTCGACGTCGTCGGCACGCTGATTGATTTCGAAGGCGGCATCAAGGATTGCCTGGCCGACATCGGTAAGGAAGCGGGCGTCACGGTCGACGGCGAAGAGGCGCTGGAGCTTTACCGGGCAGGGCGTTACTCTGCCGATGCCGACCTCTTCCCCGACGATCTGGTCCGCGTCTATCTCGCCATTGCTCCGGAGCTCGGTCTTCCCGCCGAAGCAAAATATGGCGAAAGGCTGCGTGATTCCGCCAAGGGCTGGAACGGTTTTGCCGACAGCGCTGAGTCGCTTGCCCGCCTTGCTAAGCGCTACCGCCTGATCGCCATGACCAACGCCCGGCGCTGGGCTTTCGAGCATTTTTCCCGCGAGCTCGGCAATCCGTTCTATGCCGCCTTCACCGCCGACGATACGGGCACCGAAAAGCCGGATCCGGCCTTCTTCGAAAAAGTCTTCGCCTTCGTCGCGGCGGAGGGCAATTCGAAGGACGACATCCTGCACGTCGCCCAAAGCCAGTATCACGACATCGGCATCTCGCGGAAACTCGGGCTGACCAATTGCTGGATCGAGCGGCGCCATGCCCAGAAGGGCTATGGCGGCACAATCGAGCCGGCCGAGTTCACCAAGCCCGACTTTCATTTCACCTCCATGGCCGGCCTTGCCGACGCCGTGGAGAAAGCCAAGGCCACCTGA
- a CDS encoding ABC transporter substrate-binding protein: protein MTDKITNWTGKDDAVVENAIRRGATRRELLQMLLAGGAAMSAGGLVLGRASDAVAATPVKGGHLKVAGFTSSTADTLDPAKASNSTDYSRCSAVYNRLSSLDKSGATQMELAESIESADAKVWTVKLQKGVTFHDGKSLTSADVIFSLKRHLDPDVGSKVNAIAKQMTGFKAVDDLTVEITLADANADLPTILALHHFMIVADGTADFSKGNGTGPFVLENFEPGVRSVMRRNENYWKSKGPYVDSFEFLAISDDSSRVNALLSGDIHVAAAINPRSERLVASQPGFVLSKSSANSYTNLNMRLDAAPGQNKDFVAGMKHLVNREQILRAALRGRGEIGNDQPVFPGNVYRNDDIKPKAYDPEKAKFHFEKAGVFGQTIPVVASDAATGSVDMAMVIQAAAAEIGLKLDVQRVPSDGYWDNYWLKAPIHFGNINYRPTPDILFSLLYASSAPWNESQYKSEKFDKMLIEARGSLDQEKRKAIYHEMQVMVAEEAGTIIPAYLTGIDAITDKLKGMETNPLGGMMGYRMAEHVWFEA from the coding sequence ATGACTGACAAAATTACCAACTGGACCGGAAAAGACGACGCAGTCGTCGAAAACGCCATTCGCCGCGGCGCCACCCGCCGCGAGCTCCTGCAGATGCTGCTGGCCGGCGGCGCCGCCATGTCCGCCGGCGGCCTGGTGCTTGGCCGCGCCTCTGACGCGGTGGCCGCAACTCCGGTCAAAGGAGGGCACCTCAAGGTCGCGGGCTTCACGTCTTCGACCGCAGACACGCTCGATCCGGCCAAAGCTTCGAATTCAACGGACTATTCGCGATGCTCCGCGGTTTATAACCGCCTCTCGAGCCTCGACAAATCCGGCGCCACCCAGATGGAGCTGGCAGAAAGCATCGAAAGCGCCGATGCCAAGGTGTGGACCGTGAAATTGCAGAAGGGCGTTACGTTTCACGATGGGAAGTCGCTGACATCCGCAGACGTAATCTTCTCGCTCAAGCGCCATCTGGATCCCGATGTCGGTTCCAAGGTCAATGCTATTGCGAAGCAGATGACCGGCTTCAAGGCAGTCGACGATCTCACCGTCGAAATCACGCTCGCCGATGCCAACGCAGATCTGCCGACAATCCTGGCGCTGCATCATTTCATGATCGTCGCCGACGGCACCGCCGACTTCTCCAAGGGGAACGGCACCGGACCCTTCGTTCTCGAAAACTTCGAGCCGGGCGTGCGCTCGGTCATGCGGAGGAACGAGAACTACTGGAAGTCAAAGGGGCCATATGTTGACTCCTTTGAGTTCTTGGCGATCAGCGACGATAGCTCCCGCGTCAATGCGCTTCTGTCCGGGGACATCCATGTCGCCGCCGCCATCAACCCCCGTTCGGAGCGCCTTGTCGCAAGCCAGCCAGGTTTCGTTCTCTCCAAGTCGAGTGCCAACAGCTACACCAACCTCAACATGCGCCTCGACGCGGCCCCGGGTCAAAACAAGGACTTCGTGGCCGGTATGAAGCACCTGGTCAATCGCGAGCAGATCCTGAGGGCGGCCCTGCGCGGGCGCGGCGAAATCGGCAACGATCAGCCCGTCTTTCCGGGCAACGTCTACCGCAACGACGATATTAAGCCAAAGGCGTACGATCCTGAAAAGGCGAAATTCCATTTTGAGAAGGCCGGCGTTTTCGGCCAGACCATCCCGGTGGTCGCTTCCGACGCGGCTACCGGTTCGGTGGACATGGCGATGGTCATCCAGGCGGCCGCTGCCGAGATCGGCCTGAAGCTCGATGTCCAGCGCGTGCCCTCGGACGGTTACTGGGACAATTACTGGCTCAAGGCGCCGATCCATTTCGGCAACATCAATTACAGGCCGACGCCCGACATCCTGTTCTCGCTGCTCTACGCCTCCAGTGCTCCCTGGAACGAGAGCCAGTATAAATCGGAAAAATTCGACAAGATGCTGATCGAGGCGCGCGGTTCGCTTGACCAGGAGAAGCGCAAGGCGATTTACCACGAGATGCAGGTCATGGTCGCCGAGGAGGCCGGTACCATCATTCCGGCCTACCTGACTGGTATCGACGCCATCACAGACAAGCTCAAAGGCATGGAAACCAACCCGCTAGGCGGTATGATGGGTTATCGCATGGCCGAGCATGTCTGGTTTGAGGCCTGA
- a CDS encoding CAP domain-containing protein encodes MERWGDVLNQQGTTPRETYRLPQHSANEQYLLELINAERAKAGVQPLAFDNDLSEAAEGHSQWMLAADVFSHTGSGGSSSTQRIKAAGYVLQGSWATGENIAWATTRAPTGYQDEVKLLHTNLMNSSGHRANLLNPNFREVGLGVEVGDYGGRSSAFVTENFAKTGSDLFLTGVAFDDRDGDRFYDPGEGLGGITVTAKNSAGQLFKTTTSAAGGYDLALKPGTYTVTFSGANIATSTQTATIGTKNVKKDLIDPAMTSGTLSANAAAEGSAPMSTPVHTPVPSDASEGDGTPTSNAWLADFLKDSGDWDAVQSDRLTGSASDEASAPVAKNGDHLALALNGDQLHFQPSLETVGKADEIADLFEEMVANFAHGDSLPSRLADHSDDLQVPADVDATHDALADILVQMATARGSLNSDLFV; translated from the coding sequence ATGGAGCGTTGGGGCGATGTACTCAACCAACAAGGAACGACTCCCAGGGAGACTTACCGATTGCCGCAGCACAGCGCGAATGAACAGTACCTGCTAGAGCTGATCAATGCCGAGAGGGCGAAAGCGGGCGTACAGCCGCTGGCCTTCGACAACGACCTCAGCGAAGCCGCCGAAGGGCACAGCCAGTGGATGCTCGCTGCCGACGTTTTCTCGCATACCGGTTCTGGGGGATCCAGTTCGACACAGCGTATCAAGGCGGCGGGCTATGTCTTGCAGGGGTCCTGGGCCACCGGTGAGAATATCGCCTGGGCAACGACCCGTGCCCCCACCGGCTATCAGGATGAAGTCAAGCTCCTGCACACCAACTTAATGAACTCGTCGGGTCACCGCGCCAACCTTCTCAATCCGAATTTCCGCGAGGTCGGCCTCGGCGTCGAGGTCGGTGACTATGGCGGCCGCAGCAGTGCGTTCGTGACGGAGAATTTCGCAAAGACCGGTTCCGACCTCTTCCTGACGGGCGTGGCTTTCGACGATCGCGACGGCGATCGCTTCTACGATCCCGGCGAGGGTCTCGGCGGCATCACGGTGACGGCCAAGAATTCAGCGGGGCAGCTTTTCAAGACCACGACGAGCGCCGCCGGCGGCTATGACCTCGCGCTGAAGCCCGGCACCTATACCGTTACCTTCTCGGGCGCCAACATTGCCACGTCGACCCAGACGGCCACCATCGGCACGAAAAACGTCAAGAAGGATCTTATCGATCCGGCCATGACCTCAGGAACGCTGAGTGCGAATGCCGCAGCAGAAGGTTCGGCGCCGATGTCGACACCGGTCCACACTCCAGTCCCTTCCGATGCATCGGAGGGCGACGGAACGCCTACTTCGAACGCTTGGCTTGCGGATTTCCTCAAAGACAGCGGTGATTGGGACGCGGTGCAGAGCGACCGCTTGACCGGTTCCGCCAGTGATGAGGCAAGCGCCCCGGTGGCCAAGAATGGCGATCATCTTGCTCTCGCGCTCAATGGAGACCAGTTGCATTTTCAACCGTCCCTGGAGACTGTCGGCAAAGCCGATGAAATCGCCGACTTGTTCGAGGAGATGGTTGCGAACTTCGCTCACGGCGATTCTCTCCCGTCTCGGCTAGCGGACCATTCGGACGACCTCCAGGTGCCGGCGGACGTCGATGCCACGCACGACGCCCTTGCCGACATCCTGGTCCAGATGGCGACAGCTAGAGGCAGCCTGAATTCGGATCTGTTTGTCTGA
- a CDS encoding ABC transporter permease, which yields MNNRVLSLALSRLLIAFITLMIVSFAVFFATTLLPGDTASILLGQAATPEAVEGLRKAMHLDEPAILRFLRWIVGLVQGDLGTSYANEMPVADLIGGRFVNTLKLAGVTALFSVPIALTLGITAAMLRGSLYDRAVTVLTIGVISVPEFMIATSAVLVFAVYLKWLPALSVANEVTSFADLLRIYAMPVITLTFGVSAQMIRMTRAAVIETLNTPYVEMALLKGASRPRMVFRHALPNALGPIVNAVALSLSYLLGGVIIVETIFNYPGVAKLMVDAVATRDLPLIQSCAMIFCLGYLLLTTTADLIAILSNPRLR from the coding sequence GTGAACAACCGGGTCCTATCCCTTGCGCTGAGTAGATTGCTCATCGCCTTCATCACCCTGATGATTGTCTCCTTCGCCGTGTTCTTCGCGACAACGCTCCTGCCGGGCGATACCGCGTCGATTCTGCTCGGCCAAGCCGCCACGCCGGAAGCCGTCGAGGGTCTGCGTAAGGCCATGCATCTCGACGAGCCGGCAATCCTCCGTTTCCTGCGCTGGATCGTCGGTCTCGTGCAGGGCGACCTTGGTACCTCCTATGCAAACGAGATGCCTGTCGCCGATTTGATCGGCGGGCGCTTCGTCAACACACTGAAGCTCGCGGGCGTCACCGCGCTCTTCTCCGTGCCGATCGCGCTGACGCTCGGCATAACAGCGGCGATGCTGCGCGGCTCGCTCTATGACCGCGCCGTTACCGTGCTAACCATCGGCGTGATCTCGGTGCCGGAATTCATGATAGCGACCTCCGCAGTGCTGGTCTTCGCCGTCTATCTGAAGTGGCTGCCGGCGCTCTCGGTTGCCAATGAAGTCACCTCATTCGCCGATCTCCTGCGCATCTATGCAATGCCGGTCATAACGCTGACCTTCGGTGTCTCGGCTCAGATGATCCGCATGACACGGGCAGCAGTGATCGAGACGCTCAACACGCCCTATGTCGAGATGGCGTTGCTCAAGGGCGCCTCGCGACCGCGCATGGTTTTTCGCCACGCGCTGCCCAACGCTCTGGGCCCGATTGTCAATGCGGTTGCGCTTTCGCTCTCATACCTGCTCGGCGGCGTTATTATTGTCGAGACGATCTTCAACTATCCCGGTGTTGCCAAGCTGATGGTTGATGCCGTAGCGACCCGCGACCTGCCGCTCATCCAAAGTTGCGCGATGATCTTCTGTCTCGGCTACCTGCTGCTGACCACCACGGCCGACCTCATCGCCATCCTTTCCAATCCGAGGCTTCGATGA
- a CDS encoding aspartate aminotransferase family protein: MYSNSLIELDRAHLVHPVASYRSHERIGVRVLRSAKGATVTDASGHTMIDGFAGLWCVNAGYGHESIVEAAARQMRELPYATGYFGLGSEPAIRLAAELAERAPGDLNHVYFTLGGSDAVDSTIRFIRYYWIARGQPQRDQFISIEQGYHGSSTVGAGLTALPLFHAGFGIPFDWQHKIPSHYAYRNPVGDDPQAIIDASLAALRRKVEEIGPERVAAFYAEPIQGSGGVLVPPNGWMKAMRELCRELGILFVADEVITGFGRTGPLFACEEDGIVPDFITVAKGLTSGYVPMGAVFMGDHIYQTIADGAGAVAVGHGYTYSAHPVSAAVGLEVLRLYENGLLDNGRKAGARLMAGLKGLKDHPLVGDVRGRGMLAAVELVANKEKKAPLPAAADPARRIFDRAWDNGLVIRAFGNGVLGYAPPLCCTDAEIDAIVERTRLTLDQTLEDPEIRAALT; encoded by the coding sequence ATGTACAGCAATTCCCTAATCGAACTCGATCGCGCCCATCTGGTCCACCCGGTCGCCTCCTATCGCAGCCACGAGCGGATCGGCGTGCGCGTCCTTCGGTCCGCCAAGGGCGCGACCGTGACCGACGCCTCGGGGCATACGATGATCGACGGTTTTGCGGGGCTTTGGTGCGTCAATGCCGGCTACGGCCATGAATCGATCGTCGAGGCGGCGGCCCGGCAGATGCGCGAGCTGCCCTATGCTACCGGCTATTTCGGCCTCGGCTCCGAACCGGCGATCCGGCTTGCGGCGGAACTGGCGGAGCGAGCGCCGGGCGACCTCAACCATGTCTATTTCACGCTTGGCGGATCGGACGCCGTCGACAGCACGATCCGCTTCATCCGCTATTACTGGATCGCCCGGGGCCAACCGCAGCGCGACCAGTTCATCTCCATCGAGCAGGGCTATCACGGCTCCTCAACCGTTGGTGCGGGCCTCACGGCACTGCCTCTGTTCCATGCGGGCTTCGGCATCCCGTTCGACTGGCAGCACAAGATTCCGTCGCACTATGCCTACCGCAACCCGGTGGGCGACGATCCGCAGGCGATCATAGATGCGTCGCTTGCGGCACTCAGGCGCAAGGTCGAGGAGATCGGTCCCGAGCGGGTCGCCGCCTTCTATGCCGAGCCGATTCAGGGCTCCGGCGGAGTGCTGGTACCGCCGAACGGCTGGATGAAGGCGATGCGTGAACTCTGCCGCGAGCTGGGCATCCTCTTCGTCGCCGACGAGGTCATTACCGGATTCGGCCGCACCGGTCCGCTCTTTGCCTGCGAGGAGGACGGGATCGTTCCCGATTTCATAACCGTGGCGAAGGGCCTGACCTCCGGCTACGTGCCGATGGGCGCGGTTTTCATGGGCGATCATATCTACCAGACGATCGCGGATGGTGCCGGTGCCGTCGCCGTCGGTCACGGCTATACCTATTCGGCCCATCCGGTCAGCGCCGCGGTAGGACTTGAAGTGCTGAGGCTCTACGAGAACGGGTTGCTGGACAACGGCCGGAAAGCCGGCGCACGGCTGATGGCGGGGCTCAAAGGCCTCAAGGACCATCCGCTCGTCGGCGATGTGCGCGGCCGTGGCATGCTGGCCGCCGTCGAGCTGGTGGCCAACAAGGAGAAGAAGGCCCCGCTGCCGGCGGCCGCGGATCCGGCGCGCCGCATCTTCGACCGCGCCTGGGACAACGGCCTCGTCATTCGCGCCTTCGGCAACGGCGTTCTCGGCTACGCGCCGCCGCTCTGCTGCACCGACGCGGAAATCGACGCAATCGTCGAGCGCACGCGGCTGACGCTCGACCAGACCTTGGAGGACCCCGAAATTCGCGCGGCCCTCACCTGA
- a CDS encoding haloacid dehalogenase type II, whose amino-acid sequence MANFRPKYITFDCYGTLTNFQMAEAARDLYGEQLDEPRMAEFIKNFAAYRLDEIMGDWKPYAEVVHNSLERTCKRNGIKFRDEAARVVYERVPTWGPHADVPAGLAKVAKEIPLVILSNAMNSQIMSNVEKLGAPFHAVYTAEQAQAYKPRFKAFEYMFDMLGCGPEDILHCSSSFRYDLMSAHDLGIKNKVWVNRGHEPANPFYGYTEIKDISGLPGVVGL is encoded by the coding sequence ATGGCGAACTTCCGTCCGAAATACATCACCTTCGACTGTTACGGCACTCTGACCAACTTCCAGATGGCGGAAGCGGCGCGCGACCTTTACGGTGAGCAGCTCGATGAACCGCGCATGGCCGAGTTCATCAAGAATTTTGCCGCCTATCGTCTCGACGAGATCATGGGCGACTGGAAGCCCTATGCGGAAGTGGTGCACAATTCGCTGGAACGCACCTGCAAGCGCAACGGCATAAAATTCCGCGATGAGGCCGCCCGTGTGGTCTATGAGCGAGTGCCGACCTGGGGTCCGCATGCGGACGTGCCGGCCGGCCTCGCCAAGGTCGCCAAAGAGATCCCGCTGGTGATCCTGTCGAACGCTATGAATTCGCAGATCATGTCGAATGTCGAGAAACTCGGTGCTCCCTTTCACGCAGTCTACACAGCCGAGCAGGCACAGGCCTACAAGCCGCGCTTCAAGGCTTTCGAATATATGTTCGACATGCTGGGCTGCGGCCCGGAGGACATTCTCCACTGCTCGTCCTCGTTCCGCTACGACCTGATGTCCGCGCACGATCTCGGCATCAAGAACAAGGTCTGGGTCAACCGAGGCCACGAGCCGGCAAATCCCTTCTATGGATATACGGAAATCAAGGATATTTCCGGCCTGCCCGGCGTCGTCGGGCTCTGA